Genomic window (Paenibacillus sp. 37):
TCAGGTCCTTCCTGTGGGGGATCATCCGGCATTATATGGTCATAGGCAAGTTGAGCTCCAAACGCCTGTTGTAGAAATAGTGTCGCCTGCGCCATATCCGGTACAGTTATTCCAATATGGTCGATTCCTCTCGTAATCATAGTATCCCTTCTTTCCTTTATCCACTGAACTTGCTTGTACACAGCGACATCCATACCTATATGATTTACACGAAAAGAGATCTGCTGTAACCATCGATTGCTCGAACAACCTTGTATAGAACCGAAAAAAGAAGAGCGCATGATATCCATGGCTCTTCTTTCTTTGATGTTTTTAAGTTAGTTACAGGTTTACATACCGAGTGCTTAACTGGTGGCCTGAACTCATTTTAAAAATCATGCACAGTTACACATAACTGAATCGCAATGCCAAATGGGTCCCGTACAATGCCATAACCTGGGCTGAATTCATTTTGCTCGTAAGGTACCAGTACCTTCACGCCCTCATGTTGCATCAGAGAATGATACAGTTGATCGATTGTATCTTTATCCTTGGATTGAATACATAGTGACGTGCTGTTCCCCAGCTGCCATGCTCTCTCCGTGTCCATTGCTTCTTCCGCAATCATGACTTTGTTAACCCCAATCTCCAGCACCGAATGTGTAATATACTCATCTTGACCGACAGGGTACTCAAAACCCGGGTTCATCTCCTTCATCTCTTTATAACTTTTCTTGAATATCACCTTGGCGCCCAGAAACTCCTCATAAAAAGCAATGGCTGCTGCCGCATCACCGTTCATCGACAAAAATGGTATCACTTCAAAATTCATTATATTGCCTCCTTGTTCCTATTGGATTACACTTATCACTATAACAACAAAAGGTGCCAATCCATGGCACCATTAAGAGGGTTTGATATGAAAAAATCAGAACGTATGAACCAGATGCTGCGCTTCATTAATCAAAAGCAACAGTTCACCCTGCAAGATCTCATGCAGGAGTTCCAGATCTCCAAACGAACCGCTTTAAGAGATATCGCTTCATTGGAAGAGTTAGGTGCGCCCATCTATGTCGAATATGGACGCTACGGCGGATATCGACTGCTGCAACAGATGCAGCTGCCTCCCATTTCGTTTAATACGGGGGAGCTTCATGCTCTTTATTTTGCGATGCAGGCTCTCCGCAGCTTCTCCAACTTACCCTTTCAAGTCTCTTTCCGTACCATTCATGAGAAATTTATGAGCGCGTTATCCGACAAGCAACGACAGGATATTGAGACCATCCAGCACCGGGTTTACTTCCAACATACCGAGCAGATCCGCGACAGTGCACATTTGGAGTTTCTGTTGATGGCTGCTGTGCAGAATATAGTGATCCAGATTACGTACGCTAATCAGCGTAGATCCACTGATCAAAGGTCATCTTCTGCAAACACCAATATCCGCACCATTCAACCCATCGCGCTCTATGCCAGGAAAGGCTATTGGTATTGCCAGGCCTATGATCTGCATAAACAAGCGTATCGTGTATTCCGCTGCGACCGTATCATTTCAGCCGAAACAACGGAGATTGAACCTTTAACTCATGTAAAGGAACTCTATTCACAGGATGCCCAATCTTTATGGAAACCATCGGAACAAGCAATTCCATTTCAATGCCTGATTGATGAAGCCGGGATGGAGCTATTCCAGCAAGAACATTTCCCATCTATGCAGATCATCGAGCAGATGGGACACATGTATCTTGTTGGTTCATATGAACCTCACGAACTTGATTTCATAGTGAGATATCTTGTGAGCTATGGTAAATCGATTAAGATTATAGAGCCCGTCATCTTACAGAAAGCATTAAGGCAGTACTATCTGGACTTGTTGGATCATGTATAAAGATCATATTTCTATATCCATTTTACTTCACATGCCTTTTAGCTCTACTCTTGGCTAACCTTTAAACTTTTTTTATTGCCAATAGCCAATTGAACGATAATCTGCAACACGATGATGATAGCCAAGCCATAAAATGCTTGCACGAAGCTGCCTGTTAGATCGCGGAGCCAACCAATCGCCAGCGGCCCAAGTGCTCCAAGAATGTAGCCACCAGATTGAGTCATCGCGGACCAGCTACTCGCTTCCTGAGCATTTTTTGTCTCATCAATTGGCAACATGAGTGCAATCGGGAACAGTCCACCTGCACCAATACCGAGCGGGATCGCTGCGAACCACGGACTGACAGAGAGATTCAGCATCAGGACACCTATTAACTCCAACATCGCACATCCAACAAGCCAGAAGACACGTCTTTGGTATCGGTGTACAAGCATGGGAATGAATAACGTTGAGGGCAGTGATATCAATGTAAATAACGTTTGGATGTTGCCAGCAGTCTCTTGGCTATATCCATGGCTTTGAATGGCTGGCGCAAGCCAGGCGGTTAATGAATAGAAGATCGCGGCCATCAGTCCGAAGAACAGTGTCAGCACCCATGCAC
Coding sequences:
- a CDS encoding VOC family protein yields the protein MNFEVIPFLSMNGDAAAAIAFYEEFLGAKVIFKKSYKEMKEMNPGFEYPVGQDEYITHSVLEIGVNKVMIAEEAMDTERAWQLGNSTSLCIQSKDKDTIDQLYHSLMQHEGVKVLVPYEQNEFSPGYGIVRDPFGIAIQLCVTVHDF
- a CDS encoding helix-turn-helix transcriptional regulator, with product MKKSERMNQMLRFINQKQQFTLQDLMQEFQISKRTALRDIASLEELGAPIYVEYGRYGGYRLLQQMQLPPISFNTGELHALYFAMQALRSFSNLPFQVSFRTIHEKFMSALSDKQRQDIETIQHRVYFQHTEQIRDSAHLEFLLMAAVQNIVIQITYANQRRSTDQRSSSANTNIRTIQPIALYARKGYWYCQAYDLHKQAYRVFRCDRIISAETTEIEPLTHVKELYSQDAQSLWKPSEQAIPFQCLIDEAGMELFQQEHFPSMQIIEQMGHMYLVGSYEPHELDFIVRYLVSYGKSIKIIEPVILQKALRQYYLDLLDHV